GCGCCCTCGAGCGGCTCGAAGCGGTCTTCAACGAACCCGTGAGCATCCAGGATCCGGCGCAACCGGTCGCCGTCGGCCGCCTGCGCGGTGAGATCGCCTTCGAAAACGTCACCTTCGCCTACGGCGACACGCCCGCCCTGCGCGCCATCTCCGCCACGATCTCCGCCGGCACCGTCTGCGCGCTGGTCGGCCCCAGCGGCGCGGGCAAGAGCACCTTCGCCAACCTCGTGCCGCGCTTCTACGAAGTCGGAGCCGGCCGCGTGACGATCGATGGTCTCGACGTGCGCCAGATGAAGCTCGCCGACCTGCGCCGCAACATCGCCCTCGTCTCGCAGGAACCCGTGCTCTTCAACGACACGATCTACCAGAACCTCCTGCTCGGCCGCTCCGACGCCACGCGCGAGGAGGTCTTGGCCGCCGCCCGCGACGCCCACGCCGACGAGTTCATCCAGAAACTCGAGGGCGGACTCGGCTACGACACGGTCGTGGGCGAACGCGGCAACCGCCTCTCGGGCGGACAAAAACAGCGCATCGCCATCGCTCGCGCCTTCCTGCGCAACGCCCCAATCTTGATTCTCGACGAGGCCACCAGCGCGCTCGACTCCGACAGCGAGGCCGCCGTGCAGGATGCGCTGCGCAAGCTCGTGGTCGGCAAAACCGTGCTGATCATCGCCCACCGCTTCAGCACGATCCGCGACGCCTCGCAGATCCTCGTGTTCGACAAGGGGTCGCTTGCCGCCCAGGGCGACCACGCCTCGCTCTACGCCGGCAACGCTCTCTACAAGTCGCTCTACGATCGGCAGGCGGCGGCGCCGTAGCGCCGCTAAGTTTCAAGGGCCAAGGATCAAGTAACAAGGGGCGGACAAGCGGACACACGTCTTGCCACTTGTTACTTGTTACTTGTTACTTCGCGTCGTGCCCCCCGACGAACCCAAGGAGTTTTCAAGAGAGGTGGAGAACCTCATCGCCGGCTTCCGCGGGCTGCCCGTGGACGAAGGCCGCTCCAAGCGCCGCAAGACCCAGGAGCTCGGCCCGCTGATCGACGAGCTGCTCGTCAAATACCGCATCAGCCACGACTCGCTCGAGCACAGCATCCGCGAGAAATGGCCCGAGCTCGTCGGTGTCGCCAATGCCACCTACTCCCATCCGCTCATCGTCGAGCGCAACCTTCTCGTCGTGCTCGTCTCCCACGCCGTGGTGCGCAACGAACTATTCCACCACCGCAGCATGATCCTCGAAAAGCTGCGCAAGCTCCCCGGCTGCGATGGGATCAAGGGGCTGGCGCTGCGATCCAATTGAGATCCATCTATCTTCGCCCCATGCTCCCCAAAACGCTCGCCCGACTTCCCTACTTTCTTCGTTGGTTGTGCCTTCTCTCAGCTGTCGGCCTGATTGCCGCATTGCTTCTTCCTTTTGAAGGTCGAGTTGCCAGCAAAAGCGCCGTCGAACTCAGTCTCGTTCTGCTTCTTGGTGTATGGATGATTTTAAAAATCGGCATGCTGGACATGGCGCGCGCCCGCAACATCGGTTGGTCGCCTTGGATGGCCTTGTTGTGCTTGGTGCCGCTGGTGAGCGGCATCATGCAAATCCTTCTCTTCGTCATGCCGCCCAAGCAAAACGGGGACACCCTGTCTCAGCGGTCCCCTGCAAATTAACGCTTGCGCGGCATGGGGCCGGCT
The DNA window shown above is from Oleiharenicola lentus and carries:
- a CDS encoding DUF721 domain-containing protein, which encodes MPPDEPKEFSREVENLIAGFRGLPVDEGRSKRRKTQELGPLIDELLVKYRISHDSLEHSIREKWPELVGVANATYSHPLIVERNLLVVLVSHAVVRNELFHHRSMILEKLRKLPGCDGIKGLALRSN
- a CDS encoding DUF805 domain-containing protein, with translation MLPKTLARLPYFLRWLCLLSAVGLIAALLLPFEGRVASKSAVELSLVLLLGVWMILKIGMLDMARARNIGWSPWMALLCLVPLVSGIMQILLFVMPPKQNGDTLSQRSPAN